A single genomic interval of Myxosarcina sp. GI1 harbors:
- a CDS encoding PAS domain-containing sensor histidine kinase has product MMPESPKLREEEPFFSRYLVNHLPDAVFCLGADARFLYLNDAACRLLEYSRQELLSMKLSDIDPDCSQKTWLEQWQSLKQQSSLVIQSRHRTRSGKLLPVELILTYVRNRDQDFSCAFVRRVEKTQPTQDGNLFDRNGSINNLYQEISQLTETESQLAKTLSLVRGTLDSTAYGTVAVSDKGEVLGHNQKFLEMWQIPDSLVLSKDSEECQNFFARQLKNPEVFRRSVWEISRESEAETFDILELKDGRVFAQYSNPQRLGDKIIGRVWSIWDLTELKQQTEEELQKNQDKIETVRAVEEAKQLSELRSRFLSMLCHQFRSSLNIISFSNSLLKRYVNRWTDDKKLPYLNNIQTAVEQIAELLDEVVFFGKSEVGQIEFEPNHIDLADFCRELAAQIEPISDDKQQNIEFTSCGNCKAVWIDKNMLHHILTNLLSNAIKYSPNGSKIKFEVFCDRQQAVIKVKDKGIGISAIDQQRLFDPFFRGSNVDNIPGNGLGLSIAKNLAEIHGGKIEVESKLGIGTTFSLTLAARSLEDGKQIAEQSRSNN; this is encoded by the coding sequence ATGATGCCTGAATCTCCGAAGCTTCGAGAAGAAGAACCGTTTTTCTCTAGATACCTTGTCAATCACCTTCCAGATGCGGTCTTTTGTTTAGGAGCGGACGCTCGCTTCCTCTATCTCAATGATGCTGCCTGCCGCCTACTTGAATATTCTCGCCAGGAACTGCTATCTATGAAGCTGTCGGACATAGACCCAGACTGCTCGCAAAAGACTTGGTTAGAGCAATGGCAATCTCTCAAGCAGCAAAGTTCTCTTGTTATTCAATCTCGACATCGAACTCGAAGCGGTAAACTCTTGCCAGTAGAGCTTATTCTTACCTATGTAAGAAATCGAGACCAGGACTTTAGCTGTGCTTTTGTTCGTAGAGTAGAAAAGACGCAACCTACTCAAGATGGAAATTTGTTCGATCGCAATGGTAGCATCAATAATCTTTACCAGGAGATTTCTCAACTCACAGAGACAGAATCCCAACTGGCAAAAACTTTGTCTTTAGTACGTGGAACCCTCGATTCGACTGCCTATGGAACTGTTGCTGTCAGTGATAAAGGAGAAGTTCTAGGTCACAATCAAAAATTTTTAGAGATGTGGCAAATTCCCGACTCGTTGGTTTTATCAAAAGACTCTGAGGAATGCCAAAACTTTTTCGCTCGCCAGCTTAAAAATCCAGAAGTTTTTCGCCGTTCTGTTTGGGAGATTTCTAGAGAATCTGAGGCTGAAACCTTTGACATTCTTGAGTTAAAGGACGGTAGAGTGTTCGCGCAATACTCCAATCCCCAGCGACTGGGCGACAAAATCATCGGTAGAGTCTGGAGTATTTGGGATCTTACCGAACTCAAACAGCAAACCGAAGAAGAACTACAAAAAAACCAAGATAAGATAGAGACTGTTCGGGCGGTAGAAGAAGCCAAGCAGCTGAGCGAACTGCGATCGCGCTTTCTCTCTATGCTTTGCCATCAATTTCGTTCCTCATTAAACATTATTTCATTCTCTAATAGTTTATTAAAACGCTACGTAAATAGATGGACTGATGACAAAAAGCTACCTTATCTCAATAATATTCAAACGGCGGTCGAACAGATCGCCGAACTGTTAGATGAGGTAGTGTTTTTTGGCAAGTCAGAAGTCGGACAAATTGAGTTTGAGCCAAATCACATCGATCTAGCTGACTTTTGTCGAGAGCTAGCAGCACAGATAGAACCAATAAGCGACGACAAGCAACAAAACATTGAATTTACTAGTTGTGGTAACTGCAAAGCGGTTTGGATCGATAAAAACATGTTGCATCATATTCTTACCAACCTACTCTCGAATGCAATTAAGTATTCTCCCAACGGCAGCAAAATTAAGTTTGAAGTGTTTTGCGATCGCCAACAAGCAGTTATTAAGGTCAAGGATAAGGGAATTGGTATTTCAGCAATAGACCAGCAACGACTATTCGACCCTTTTTTTCGCGGCAGCAACGTTGACAATATACCAGGTAATGGCTTAGGTTTGTCGATCGCCAAAAATCTTGCCGAAATCCACGGTGGCAAGATCGAGGTAGAAAGCAAACTTGGGATAGGTACTACGTTTTCACTTACTCTAGCAGCCAGGAGTTTGGAAGATGGGAAACAGATAGCAGAGCAGTCTCGCTCTAACAACTAG
- a CDS encoding sugar phosphorylase — MQKSKHFTSQQQAQTTKDFKYFSTKIEPLLRKVYEDRQTVERLVEQIFSLLQEHFSDSVTENLEKWSQNEVVMITYGDSVCASDEKPLVTLDRFLENLQGTITGVHILPFCPYSSDDGFAVIDYLQVNPELGSWQDVETIAQKFDLMADLVLNHVSSQSTWFEQFKQGIKPGCDYFIEADPLADLSTVVRPRSSELLVKVDTAQGQKYVWATFSADQVDLNFSNPDVLIEVIKVILFYVQKGAKYIRLDAVGYLWKCIGTYCIHLPQTHALIKLFREITQMLNPDVAIITETNVPNRENLSYFGNRDEAHMIYNFSLPPLILNALLQGKSEHLKTWMMSMPPAPMGCAYFNFTASHDGIGLRPTEGLLTENEYKTMLEMMRQFGGKISMRRKPDGTESPYEINISLFDAMKGTAKGEDEWQIERFLCSQTIMMALEGVPAFYIHSFLATPNHHAGVAETGHNRSINRYKWNYEELEAKLKDPKSPQAIVMKEMSQRIQIRRRQPAFHPNATQYTLHPMNPSLFAFWRQSIYRDQSIFCINNLSDRTQELQLTDINLICIDPWHDLLSGRIIEDINDRFVLQPYQSAWITNLEF; from the coding sequence ATGCAAAAGTCTAAACACTTTACCTCACAACAACAAGCCCAAACCACCAAAGATTTTAAATACTTTTCGACAAAGATCGAACCCTTGTTGCGAAAAGTTTACGAGGATCGCCAAACGGTAGAACGATTGGTAGAGCAAATATTTTCCCTATTACAAGAACACTTTTCCGACTCTGTAACCGAAAATTTAGAAAAGTGGAGTCAGAATGAAGTGGTGATGATAACTTACGGGGATAGCGTCTGTGCCTCAGATGAAAAACCGTTAGTCACCTTAGATCGTTTTTTAGAGAATTTACAAGGCACAATTACAGGGGTTCATATCTTGCCTTTTTGTCCCTATAGTTCTGACGATGGATTTGCCGTAATCGATTATTTGCAAGTTAATCCCGAACTAGGAAGTTGGCAGGATGTAGAAACCATTGCTCAGAAATTCGATTTGATGGCAGATTTGGTTCTCAACCACGTTTCCAGTCAAAGCACTTGGTTCGAGCAGTTCAAACAGGGAATAAAACCAGGATGTGACTATTTTATTGAAGCAGATCCGCTAGCAGATCTTTCTACGGTAGTACGTCCTCGTAGTAGTGAATTACTGGTAAAAGTAGACACTGCCCAAGGTCAAAAATATGTCTGGGCTACCTTTAGTGCCGATCAGGTAGACCTTAACTTCTCAAATCCCGATGTTTTAATTGAAGTCATTAAAGTTATTCTCTTTTACGTTCAAAAAGGTGCGAAGTATATTCGACTCGATGCAGTTGGGTATTTATGGAAATGTATCGGCACTTACTGCATCCATTTACCCCAAACTCACGCCCTGATTAAACTATTTCGGGAAATCACTCAAATGTTGAATCCCGATGTTGCGATCATCACCGAAACCAATGTGCCAAACCGCGAAAATCTTAGCTATTTTGGCAATCGCGACGAGGCGCACATGATTTATAATTTTAGCTTACCGCCTTTAATTCTCAATGCGCTATTACAGGGTAAGTCCGAGCACCTGAAAACTTGGATGATGAGTATGCCCCCCGCCCCAATGGGTTGTGCCTATTTCAACTTTACGGCTTCTCACGATGGTATTGGTTTGCGTCCTACTGAAGGACTACTAACTGAAAACGAATACAAAACCATGCTAGAGATGATGCGGCAGTTTGGGGGCAAAATTAGCATGAGAAGAAAGCCCGACGGCACAGAAAGCCCCTATGAAATTAATATTTCTCTGTTTGATGCCATGAAGGGAACTGCTAAAGGAGAGGACGAATGGCAGATCGAGCGATTTCTCTGTTCTCAAACAATTATGATGGCTTTAGAAGGGGTTCCCGCATTTTATATTCACAGTTTTTTGGCAACTCCCAACCATCATGCAGGAGTAGCTGAAACAGGGCATAACCGTTCGATCAATCGCTACAAGTGGAACTATGAAGAGTTGGAAGCAAAGCTTAAAGATCCCAAATCACCTCAAGCAATTGTGATGAAAGAAATGTCACAACGTATTCAAATACGCCGTCGTCAGCCTGCCTTTCATCCCAATGCCACCCAGTACACCTTACATCCAATGAATCCCTCGCTGTTTGCTTTCTGGCGACAGAGTATCTATCGCGACCAGAGTATTTTCTGTATTAATAATTTGAGCGATCGCACTCAAGAACTACAGCTTACTGACATCAATCTAATTTGCATCGATCCCTGGCACGATCTTCTTAGCGGCAGAATAATTGAAGATATTAACGATCGCTTCGTACTTCAGCCCTATCAGTCTGCCTGGATTACCAACCTGGAGTTTTAG
- a CDS encoding roadblock/LC7 domain-containing protein has protein sequence MGQASMLTEVIQKFVTATPDIQGAALVTPDGLSLASVLPQDMDEERTAAMSAAMLSLGERIGRELSRGVIDRIVVEGEKGYGIMVSCGEDAVLLVLASKEIKQGILFLEIKKIVKDLSPMLG, from the coding sequence ATGGGACAAGCATCAATGTTGACTGAAGTAATACAAAAATTTGTTACCGCTACTCCTGATATCCAAGGGGCTGCATTGGTAACACCCGATGGTTTATCTCTCGCTTCTGTTTTGCCTCAAGATATGGACGAAGAAAGAACTGCTGCTATGTCGGCAGCGATGCTTTCTTTAGGTGAAAGAATAGGACGAGAACTATCGAGAGGAGTTATAGATCGCATTGTAGTTGAAGGTGAAAAAGGCTACGGCATAATGGTTTCTTGCGGCGAAGATGCGGTTTTATTAGTATTAGCTTCTAAAGAAATAAAACAAGGAATATTGTTCTTAGAAATCAAGAAAATTGTCAAAGATTTATCTCCAATGTTGGGATAG
- a CDS encoding ATP/GTP-binding protein, translating into MEIFKIAITGNVGAGKTTFIRTISEIEVVDTDRRATDETAALKQNTTVAFDFGRLTLSPEQLVYLYGTPGQSRFDFMWDIVINQAQAYILLVAAHRPKDFRGARKILNFINQRVQIPMIIGLTHTDCEGAWQADDIVLALGLSNRETYPPIVQVNPEDPASVAQSLVVLLEELMSASADRSNSYSELTTQSVH; encoded by the coding sequence ATGGAAATTTTTAAAATTGCAATAACAGGAAATGTTGGTGCGGGGAAAACAACTTTTATTCGTACTATTAGTGAAATTGAAGTGGTCGATACCGACCGTCGAGCTACAGATGAGACAGCAGCTTTAAAACAAAATACTACTGTTGCTTTTGATTTTGGTCGTCTGACATTAAGTCCCGAACAGCTTGTGTATTTATATGGTACGCCCGGTCAGTCGCGTTTTGATTTTATGTGGGATATTGTCATCAATCAAGCTCAGGCTTATATTCTGCTTGTTGCAGCCCATCGTCCTAAAGATTTTCGGGGGGCGCGAAAAATTCTTAACTTTATAAATCAAAGAGTTCAAATTCCAATGATTATTGGGTTGACTCATACCGACTGCGAAGGTGCATGGCAAGCAGATGATATTGTTTTGGCTTTAGGTCTTTCTAATCGAGAAACTTATCCTCCGATAGTACAAGTAAATCCAGAAGATCCTGCTTCTGTAGCTCAGTCTTTAGTAGTTTTATTAGAGGAATTAATGTCAGCTTCTGCCGATCGATCTAACAGCTATTCTGAACTAACTACTCAGTCTGTACATTAA
- a CDS encoding DUF4388 domain-containing protein — protein sequence MTISGSLETFSLPELFQIIDFGKKSGRLLFNIDSKDTSFDLKGSFELWFDRGNFVSIINSLNDRSLIAEEIEQSSWDKGKLLMQAKYNCPPNKALGECLIEQNAIAKAKIDSLFESQINKIHKLFSISSAFFQFEELDSNNKIPSDGKQFPYQQMTGKQKQASVISLEAMRKFSDWSRFADEMPTGDMGLQQLTPPPQDVQLVFLESYLWNVADRSTSLQDVARKVGISLEEVRQTALSMIFAGLVEETPVVKSNTNMPSAAQFAKQPAFAGRSSAATVTKDKSQVSKSLVNNLLGFLRNNF from the coding sequence ATGACAATAAGTGGTTCTCTGGAGACATTTTCTTTACCAGAGTTATTTCAAATTATCGATTTTGGAAAAAAATCGGGAAGATTGTTATTTAATATAGATTCAAAAGATACTTCGTTCGATCTCAAAGGAAGCTTTGAACTTTGGTTCGATCGCGGTAATTTTGTATCTATTATTAATTCTTTAAACGATCGCTCTTTGATTGCGGAAGAAATCGAACAAAGTTCCTGGGATAAAGGCAAGCTTTTAATGCAAGCTAAGTATAATTGCCCTCCAAACAAAGCTTTGGGCGAATGTCTTATAGAGCAAAATGCGATCGCCAAAGCTAAAATCGATTCATTGTTTGAATCGCAAATAAATAAGATTCATAAATTGTTTAGTATTAGCTCTGCTTTTTTTCAATTTGAAGAATTAGATTCTAATAATAAAATTCCTAGTGATGGTAAGCAATTTCCTTATCAACAAATGACTGGAAAACAAAAACAAGCCTCGGTAATATCACTAGAAGCAATGCGAAAGTTTTCGGATTGGTCGCGCTTTGCTGACGAAATGCCTACTGGTGATATGGGTTTACAGCAACTGACCCCTCCTCCTCAAGACGTACAGCTTGTTTTTTTAGAGAGTTATTTATGGAATGTTGCCGATCGCTCTACCAGTCTACAGGATGTAGCTCGCAAAGTAGGAATTTCGCTAGAAGAAGTTCGGCAAACTGCACTATCGATGATTTTTGCGGGATTAGTTGAAGAAACACCCGTAGTTAAGAGCAATACTAATATGCCGTCTGCTGCTCAATTTGCCAAGCAACCTGCTTTTGCAGGAAGAAGCAGCGCAGCTACAGTAACGAAAGACAAATCTCAAGTTAGTAAATCTTTAGTTAATAATTTGCTCGGTTTTTTAAGGAATAATTTTTAA
- a CDS encoding DnaJ C-terminal domain-containing protein produces the protein MPATDFKDYYQILGVSKTATQEEIKKAFRKLARKYHPDLNPGDKEAEQRFKDINEAQEVLSDSEKRAKYDQFGQYWKQAATGTSPGTGMGTAGVDFGQYGSFDDFINELLGRFGAAGAAAGRNAYTYRTGSRGFSNFGGFEEVFGGGGFQQDIPAADTEASITLTFSEAFNGTQKRLQLDRETIKVRIPSGAKPGSRLRIPGKGSISPYSQQRGDLYLTIELQPHPLFKFEGGNIVSEIPITPEEAVLGADIKIPTVDGSAILKVPSGVDSGQSLRLRNKGWRDGKGKRSDLIVKLKIVTPKQLTTSEREYYQKLRQASSYNPRSSLENMRL, from the coding sequence ATGCCAGCAACCGACTTTAAAGATTATTATCAAATTTTAGGTGTAAGTAAAACTGCTACCCAAGAAGAAATTAAAAAGGCTTTCCGCAAACTAGCCAGAAAATATCACCCCGATCTTAACCCAGGAGATAAGGAAGCAGAACAGCGTTTTAAAGATATTAATGAAGCACAAGAGGTGCTATCAGACTCTGAAAAACGGGCTAAATACGACCAGTTTGGTCAATACTGGAAACAAGCTGCTACAGGAACTTCACCTGGAACGGGAATGGGTACAGCTGGAGTTGATTTTGGACAATACGGTAGTTTCGATGATTTTATTAACGAACTTTTAGGACGCTTTGGTGCTGCTGGAGCTGCTGCTGGTCGAAATGCTTATACTTATCGTACTGGTAGTCGAGGTTTTTCAAACTTTGGTGGTTTTGAAGAAGTATTTGGCGGTGGTGGCTTTCAGCAAGATATACCTGCTGCGGATACCGAAGCTAGCATTACTCTAACTTTTTCAGAAGCCTTTAACGGTACTCAAAAACGCCTGCAGTTAGACAGAGAAACTATTAAAGTTAGGATTCCTTCTGGTGCAAAACCTGGTAGTAGACTAAGGATACCAGGTAAAGGAAGCATTAGTCCTTATTCACAGCAACGGGGAGATTTGTATTTAACTATCGAGCTACAGCCCCATCCGCTATTTAAATTTGAAGGTGGCAATATTGTGAGCGAAATTCCCATTACTCCCGAAGAAGCAGTTTTAGGAGCAGACATTAAAATTCCCACTGTTGATGGTAGCGCGATTTTGAAAGTGCCTTCTGGGGTAGATTCAGGACAATCTCTGCGTCTACGAAATAAAGGGTGGCGAGATGGGAAAGGCAAACGAAGCGATTTAATCGTTAAGTTGAAAATTGTTACCCCCAAACAATTAACTACTTCAGAAAGAGAATATTACCAAAAACTTCGTCAAGCTAGTAGTTACAATCCCCGAAGCAGTTTAGAAAATATGCGATTGTAA
- a CDS encoding Hsp20/alpha crystallin family protein produces MALIRWEPFSEMNDLQREMNSLFDSLAPRNNEIMAGFVPAAEMEETAEEIHLKLEIPGMDAKDIDLQVTANAISISGERKSEVKTEEKGMTKSEFRYGSFSRVIPLPVRIQNTNATAKYQDGILHLTLPKAEEEKNKVVKVNIG; encoded by the coding sequence ATGGCTCTAATTCGTTGGGAACCTTTCTCGGAAATGAATGATTTGCAAAGAGAAATGAACAGTCTGTTTGACAGTTTAGCACCACGAAATAACGAAATAATGGCAGGTTTTGTTCCTGCTGCGGAAATGGAAGAAACGGCAGAAGAAATTCATCTCAAACTAGAAATTCCAGGGATGGATGCCAAAGATATCGATCTTCAAGTTACTGCTAACGCTATTTCAATTAGCGGCGAACGTAAATCTGAAGTTAAAACAGAAGAAAAAGGCATGACTAAAAGCGAATTTCGTTACGGTAGCTTTAGCCGCGTCATTCCTTTACCAGTCCGCATTCAAAATACTAATGCAACTGCCAAGTACCAAGACGGTATTTTGCACTTAACTCTACCTAAAGCTGAAGAAGAAAAAAACAAAGTTGTCAAAGTCAATATTGGCTGA
- a CDS encoding Hsp20/alpha crystallin family protein, which yields MALIRWQPYSEMDSLQREMNRLFDRLTTANQRGSEAGFLPPAEMSETPDAIHLKLEVPGMDAKDIEIQVSADSVAISGERKSVSRTNAESEKRSEFRYGSFRRVIPLKVRVQNNNVSAEYKDGILHLTLPKAEEEKNKVVKVNIG from the coding sequence ATGGCTTTAATTCGTTGGCAACCTTATTCAGAAATGGATAGTTTACAAAGAGAAATGAACCGTCTTTTCGATCGCCTGACTACAGCAAATCAAAGAGGCAGCGAAGCGGGATTTTTACCTCCTGCCGAAATGTCAGAAACACCCGATGCAATTCATCTCAAGTTAGAAGTTCCAGGGATGGATGCCAAAGATATCGAGATCCAAGTTTCTGCTGATTCTGTAGCTATTAGTGGCGAACGTAAATCTGTATCTAGAACCAACGCTGAAAGTGAAAAGCGCAGCGAGTTTCGTTATGGTAGCTTCCGTCGCGTAATTCCTTTAAAAGTTCGCGTTCAAAATAACAACGTCAGCGCAGAATACAAAGATGGTATTTTGCATCTAACTCTACCCAAAGCTGAAGAAGAAAAAAACAAAGTAGTCAAAGTGAACATCGGCTAA
- a CDS encoding ATP-binding protein: MDFLTKETIDISLFTQEIYSKICKLAQRNWQIDGRRRGTFYGERQRLTQAIINLAQNAVQHTEETDTITLGSKSNFQTVSFWIQDTGVGFNPQDKELIFKRFGRAGKNHRHSQGQGLGLSIVQAIAQAHKGQVEAIGELNSR; this comes from the coding sequence TTGGACTTTTTAACCAAGGAAACTATCGATATTTCTCTATTTACCCAAGAAATTTATAGCAAAATCTGCAAATTAGCTCAACGAAACTGGCAAATTGACGGTCGAAGACGAGGTACATTTTACGGCGAGCGCCAGCGTCTGACGCAAGCCATCATTAATTTGGCTCAAAATGCCGTCCAACATACTGAAGAAACCGATACTATTACTTTAGGTTCTAAAAGCAATTTTCAGACTGTTTCTTTCTGGATACAAGATACAGGAGTAGGTTTTAACCCCCAGGACAAAGAATTAATTTTCAAACGTTTTGGTCGTGCAGGTAAGAATCATCGCCATTCCCAAGGTCAGGGTTTGGGTTTATCCATCGTTCAAGCGATCGCCCAAGCCCATAAAGGACAAGTCGAAGCAATAGGTGAACTTAATTCAAGATAA